In Methanothrix sp., a genomic segment contains:
- a CDS encoding TIGR00300 family protein translates to MEGHLIDSQMLTKVLDRIMDMGGEFEIKTFRIGEKKNDTSYVQITVTGEDSLHLERILLELNALGARLLEMEDVRSQIAPGDMVVPRGFYTTTNHPTYVRYHGIWVEVEANHMDGIIVLHNGRAVCTPIGHIKKGDRVVIGTTGVKVVPPERPRERSFFGFMSNEVSSERPSGELICQLAQEIIRTKREGGKIAVVCGPALVHTGAAPSLAKLIREGYVDVLLAGNAVAVHDVERQLFGTSLGMDCSGNATSGGHRNHLYAISEIMASGSIKKAIEEGKLKGGIMYEAITRGIEFVLAGSIRDDGPLPEVITDTIKAKDAMERALQGVNMTLMLGTMLHSIAVGNLLPSYVKTICVDINPSTVTKLMDRGSAQAIGLVTDIGIFLPQLTGEIQEQKKLAVQAV, encoded by the coding sequence GGTCCTGGACAGGATCATGGACATGGGAGGAGAGTTTGAGATCAAGACCTTCCGGATAGGCGAGAAGAAGAACGATACCAGCTATGTTCAGATCACAGTAACCGGGGAGGATTCCCTCCACCTGGAACGGATACTCCTGGAGCTGAACGCCCTGGGAGCACGCCTCCTGGAGATGGAGGATGTCAGGTCCCAGATAGCTCCTGGAGATATGGTGGTGCCGCGGGGATTTTACACCACCACCAATCACCCCACCTATGTGCGCTATCATGGGATATGGGTGGAGGTGGAGGCAAACCATATGGATGGTATCATCGTCCTGCATAATGGCAGGGCGGTATGCACTCCCATCGGCCATATCAAGAAGGGGGATCGGGTGGTGATCGGAACCACAGGGGTCAAGGTGGTCCCTCCCGAACGCCCGAGGGAGAGGAGCTTCTTTGGATTCATGTCCAATGAGGTCTCCTCAGAGAGGCCCAGCGGAGAGCTAATCTGCCAGCTGGCCCAGGAGATCATCCGCACCAAAAGAGAGGGGGGCAAGATAGCCGTGGTCTGCGGGCCGGCACTGGTTCACACTGGCGCTGCCCCCTCCCTGGCCAAGCTCATTCGGGAGGGATATGTGGATGTCCTCCTGGCGGGCAATGCAGTCGCAGTACATGATGTCGAGCGCCAGCTCTTTGGCACCAGCCTGGGAATGGACTGCTCGGGAAATGCCACATCCGGCGGACACAGAAACCATCTGTACGCCATAAGCGAGATCATGGCCAGCGGCTCCATCAAGAAGGCCATAGAGGAGGGCAAGCTGAAGGGGGGGATAATGTATGAGGCGATCACCAGAGGCATCGAGTTCGTCCTGGCTGGCTCCATTCGCGATGACGGCCCCCTCCCCGAGGTCATCACTGATACCATCAAGGCCAAGGATGCCATGGAGAGGGCTTTGCAGGGGGTGAATATGACCTTGATGCTGGGCACAATGCTCCATTCCATCGCAGTGGGCAACCTCCTGCCCTCATATGTCAAGACCATCTGCGTGGACATCAATCCCTCCACAGTGACCAAGCTGATGGACAGGGGATCAGCTCAGGCCATAGGTCTTGTGACCGACATCGGGATATTCCTGCCCCAGCTGACCGGGGAGATCCAGGAGCAGAAAAAGCTGGCTGTGCAGGCAGTCTGA
- a CDS encoding TATA-box-binding protein: MESTINIENVVASTKLAEVFDLHKIEAELEGAEYNKEKFPGLVYRVKSPRAAFLIFTSGKVVCTGAKNVEDVRTVITNMAQTLKSIGFENIDLEPEIHVQNIVASADLKTDLNLNAIALGLGLENIEYEPEQFPGLVYRIKAPKVVVLIFSSGKLVVTGGKSPEECEEGVKIVREQLENMGLL; this comes from the coding sequence ATGGAGTCCACAATAAATATAGAGAACGTGGTGGCATCCACCAAGCTGGCAGAGGTGTTTGATCTTCATAAGATCGAGGCCGAGCTGGAGGGCGCGGAATACAATAAGGAGAAGTTTCCGGGCCTGGTATACCGGGTGAAATCCCCCAGAGCTGCTTTTCTGATATTCACCTCTGGAAAGGTGGTATGCACCGGGGCCAAGAACGTTGAGGACGTCCGCACAGTGATAACCAATATGGCCCAGACCCTCAAGTCCATCGGCTTCGAGAATATCGATCTGGAGCCTGAGATCCACGTTCAGAATATTGTGGCATCTGCCGATCTGAAGACCGACCTGAACCTGAATGCCATCGCCCTCGGCCTGGGTCTGGAGAACATCGAGTACGAGCCAGAGCAGTTTCCCGGCCTGGTCTACAGGATCAAGGCTCCAAAGGTGGTGGTGCTCATATTCAGCTCCGGTAAGCTGGTGGTCACTGGTGGCAAGTCGCCAGAGGAGTGCGAAGAGGGAGTGAAGATCGTAAGGGAGCAGCTGGAGAATATGGGGCTGCTTTAG
- a CDS encoding DNA-directed DNA polymerase — protein sequence MIFQILDVNYAYDAGREPLVQLFGTTADGQSVTIRVAGFRPYFYARAEEGCLESAIEGLRAMGLEVEEIERFEPIGYQRQPERMLCITTTDPKEVRGLREKVRSHPDIRAVYETDILFKNRFLIDRSLGGMRWVEVDVPEWTLDQNSGSVPGGRSLPPVGVASIRPVENEANAPLRLMSFDIECLPDHGAMPKAERSPVILISMAFEPEFQGNKELVLVGKEIECPRPDTRACRDEYDLLAQFAAIIREYNPDIIAGYNSNEFDFPYLQERAKHLQLDFKVGRDGSSWYIRKIVNRSDISITGRVVVDLLPIIRSSFSLKQYTLRNVAAELLQLEKYDVNPQEIEALWAEDGNGEGLRRFISYSRRDALLALRLLLDLRLMNKYIALSRASGSLLQDVVNGGQSGMVESLLLRRFRETSRVVPPKPDSDLSGERYEENEELKGGAVLVPEKGLVEDVVILDYKSLYPTIMMAHNLCYSTVVLADSPEEGEIITAPSGGRFVSPDVSPGIMPAVLRELLDQRTETKGLMKKASEEERRFLDAKQYALKILLNSFYGYSGYARARLYSLALANAVTSFGRENILRTKRIIDEIGSVYIVEGQAVFKDELVLGAQTEKGFDLSVVYGDTDSVFVRLLPHSQPVSLDDAGLIGKRIAQMVTSSLPQPMELVFEAFARRGIFLAKKRYALWIFEPMGEGWQDRIKVRGMETVRRDWCELTSGTLKTCLDLVLREGKVDEAVEHIRSVVLRLQNLDLSQDPGILEELTLTRRYTKSTGSYKNKQPHIQLVEKMRERGGKVPNVGDRVPFVITRGRGGRRNRRLFVDRAEDPAYVLENNIPLDTEYYVEKQILPPVLRILESFGVSKDRLCSSRAQSSLFSFSGHCNKPLKQKSLFDF from the coding sequence ATGATCTTCCAGATCCTGGATGTTAACTATGCCTATGATGCCGGCAGAGAGCCCCTGGTGCAGCTATTCGGCACCACGGCCGACGGGCAGAGCGTCACCATCAGGGTAGCGGGATTCCGGCCCTATTTTTATGCCAGAGCAGAGGAGGGCTGCCTGGAGAGTGCCATAGAAGGCCTGAGGGCAATGGGCCTGGAGGTGGAGGAGATAGAGCGCTTCGAGCCCATAGGTTATCAGAGGCAGCCCGAGAGGATGCTCTGCATCACCACCACTGACCCCAAGGAGGTGAGAGGCCTAAGGGAGAAGGTGCGCTCTCATCCAGACATCCGGGCGGTCTACGAGACGGACATCCTCTTCAAGAACAGATTTCTGATCGACAGATCTCTTGGTGGAATGAGATGGGTCGAGGTGGATGTGCCGGAGTGGACGCTGGACCAGAATTCTGGCTCGGTGCCCGGGGGAAGAAGCCTGCCCCCAGTGGGTGTAGCCTCCATCCGGCCAGTGGAGAACGAGGCCAATGCACCCCTGCGCCTGATGAGCTTTGATATCGAGTGCCTGCCCGACCACGGAGCAATGCCCAAGGCAGAGAGATCTCCAGTGATATTGATCAGCATGGCCTTCGAGCCTGAGTTTCAGGGCAACAAAGAGCTGGTGCTGGTGGGAAAGGAGATCGAATGCCCCCGACCGGACACCAGAGCCTGTCGGGATGAGTATGATCTGCTCGCTCAGTTCGCAGCCATAATCAGGGAGTACAATCCCGATATCATCGCTGGCTACAACTCCAATGAGTTCGATTTCCCCTATCTGCAGGAGAGGGCAAAACATCTTCAGCTCGATTTCAAAGTGGGAAGGGATGGCAGTTCCTGGTATATCAGAAAGATAGTCAACCGGAGCGATATCTCCATCACCGGACGGGTGGTGGTAGACCTATTGCCCATCATACGCTCCTCATTCAGCCTGAAGCAGTATACTCTGAGGAATGTGGCAGCAGAGCTTCTCCAACTGGAGAAGTACGATGTGAACCCCCAGGAGATCGAGGCCCTCTGGGCGGAGGATGGCAATGGGGAGGGGCTGAGACGGTTTATAAGCTACTCCCGCCGGGATGCCCTCCTCGCCCTCCGTCTGCTTTTGGACCTGCGGCTGATGAACAAGTACATCGCCCTCTCCCGCGCCAGCGGCTCGCTCTTGCAGGATGTAGTCAATGGCGGCCAGTCGGGGATGGTGGAGAGCCTCCTCTTGCGCCGCTTCCGGGAGACGTCGAGGGTAGTACCCCCCAAACCCGATTCCGATCTCTCGGGAGAGCGTTATGAGGAGAATGAGGAGCTTAAAGGAGGGGCAGTGCTGGTGCCTGAGAAGGGATTGGTGGAGGATGTGGTCATACTGGACTACAAGTCCCTTTATCCCACCATCATGATGGCTCATAACCTCTGCTACTCCACAGTGGTGCTGGCCGACTCCCCCGAAGAGGGCGAGATCATAACAGCACCCTCCGGCGGGAGGTTCGTATCCCCGGATGTATCGCCGGGGATCATGCCCGCAGTATTAAGAGAGCTGCTCGATCAGAGGACAGAGACCAAGGGGCTGATGAAGAAGGCAAGCGAAGAGGAGAGGCGATTCCTGGATGCCAAGCAGTATGCATTGAAGATCCTGCTGAACAGCTTCTATGGATATTCCGGTTATGCCCGGGCGAGGCTATACAGCCTGGCTCTGGCCAATGCAGTCACCTCCTTTGGCCGGGAGAACATCCTGAGAACGAAGAGGATCATCGATGAGATCGGATCGGTCTATATAGTGGAGGGTCAGGCGGTCTTCAAGGATGAGCTGGTGCTGGGGGCACAGACGGAAAAGGGATTCGATCTCAGTGTGGTCTATGGGGATACTGATAGCGTCTTCGTCCGTCTCCTTCCCCATAGCCAGCCGGTCTCGCTCGATGATGCCGGGCTGATCGGCAAGAGGATCGCCCAGATGGTCACATCCAGCCTGCCCCAACCAATGGAGCTGGTCTTTGAGGCTTTCGCCCGGAGGGGCATATTCCTGGCCAAGAAGCGGTATGCTCTCTGGATCTTCGAGCCGATGGGCGAGGGATGGCAGGATAGAATCAAGGTGCGGGGGATGGAGACTGTGCGGCGAGACTGGTGTGAGCTGACCTCAGGAACGCTCAAGACCTGCCTGGATCTGGTTCTCAGAGAGGGAAAGGTGGACGAGGCGGTAGAGCACATCAGATCGGTGGTGCTCAGGCTGCAGAACCTGGACCTATCCCAGGATCCGGGAATACTGGAGGAGCTGACCCTGACCAGGAGGTACACCAAGAGCACGGGCTCGTACAAGAACAAGCAGCCTCACATACAACTGGTGGAGAAGATGAGGGAGAGGGGGGGCAAGGTGCCCAATGTGGGGGACAGAGTGCCCTTTGTGATCACCCGGGGCAGAGGGGGGAGGAGGAACAGGAGGCTGTTCGTGGACCGGGCAGAGGATCCAGCCTATGTCCTGGAGAACAACATCCCCCTGGATACAGAGTATTATGTGGAAAAGCAGATTCTACCGCCTGTGCTGCGCATACTGGAGAGCTTCGGGGTGAGTAAGGACCGGCTCTGCTCCAGCCGGGCGCAGAGCAGCCTGTTCAGCTTCTCTGGCCACTGCAATAAGCCCTTGAAGCAGAAGTCTCTCTTCGACTTTTAG
- a CDS encoding MarC family protein codes for MESGNHFLYFVYVFSSVFVIVNPIEASMVYVSLTAGMNPLEKSHIYRRATLVAFIIAILFALAGDLVLRLFGITIDSLSVAGGILLFLVAMDMLRGVHQQKKVTDLELKDANHREDISVFPLATPLLTGPGAITTVVVLMGSAGSIAEKAIVILGVSLTYTATLFVLRFSDYIDRVLGVTGIMVLTRVMGLILGAVAVNFVAVGAWHLYRSMAGG; via the coding sequence ATGGAATCGGGCAATCACTTCCTCTACTTCGTGTACGTCTTCAGCTCTGTCTTTGTGATAGTCAATCCCATCGAGGCCAGCATGGTCTATGTCTCTCTGACTGCTGGCATGAACCCTCTGGAAAAGAGCCACATCTACAGGAGAGCCACTCTGGTCGCCTTCATCATCGCCATTCTCTTCGCCCTGGCAGGCGATCTGGTGCTGCGTCTCTTTGGGATCACCATCGACAGCCTCTCAGTGGCAGGAGGAATTCTCCTCTTCCTGGTGGCAATGGACATGCTCCGCGGGGTCCACCAGCAGAAGAAGGTCACTGATCTGGAGCTGAAGGATGCCAATCACAGGGAGGATATCTCCGTCTTTCCCCTGGCCACCCCCCTTCTGACCGGACCGGGTGCGATAACCACAGTGGTGGTGCTGATGGGATCGGCAGGAAGCATCGCTGAGAAGGCGATAGTCATCCTGGGAGTATCCCTAACCTATACTGCAACCCTTTTCGTCCTCAGGTTCTCCGATTACATCGACCGGGTGCTGGGCGTCACCGGGATAATGGTCTTGACCCGGGTGATGGGCCTGATCCTGGGAGCAGTGGCAGTGAACTTCGTGGCAGTGGGTGCATGGCACCTGTACCGATCAATGGCCGGGGGCTGA
- a CDS encoding NAD+ synthase, with the protein MRVALLQLNTIVGDLAGNKDLIACAVRRAPKFDLAVTSELALPGYPPCDLLLNEEFVQQSWQALGALAEELTDLPPVLVGLAEPNPAGRGRLPFNSAALIRGGRVEDTFQKSTLTGSDLYREERYFQPGDEPGILQIGGMHFGILIGEALTGHKEKSSAAGFSLLPSLKEKGAEAIINISASPFTAGGQLRRQEQLSDLAGRCRLPLLYINQVGGNDDLIFDGRSCFFDSKGKLAARGSGFEEDILLVDLDRPGGRIAGDDLTPEAEIWRGLVLGTRDYVRKCGFFRALLGLSGGIDSALVAAIAASALGPENVLGVIMPSPYTSQRSIDDAIALADGLRIERITIPITAIMDSYERELADHFLGRPKDVTEENIQARIRSNILMALSNKYGSILLATGNRSELSVGYCTIYGDMAGGLAVISDLPKGMVYRMAEWLNTTTGRSVIPPSIIDKPPSAELRPGQTDQDSLPPYPVLDEILKRYIDEHQSRADLLAAGFDEAVVDQVISLIGKAQFKRLQAPPGLKVIDSSFGRGWRMPVACRTGRSGAVREEGRGA; encoded by the coding sequence ATGAGAGTCGCCCTATTGCAGCTCAACACCATTGTAGGAGATCTGGCCGGAAATAAGGATCTCATCGCCTGTGCTGTCCGCCGGGCACCGAAATTCGATCTGGCCGTCACCTCTGAGCTTGCCCTGCCTGGCTATCCCCCCTGCGATCTGCTTTTGAATGAGGAATTTGTGCAGCAGAGCTGGCAGGCACTGGGCGCTCTGGCGGAGGAGCTGACAGATCTCCCCCCCGTCCTGGTGGGCCTGGCCGAGCCCAACCCCGCTGGCCGGGGCCGGCTTCCCTTCAACTCCGCCGCCCTCATCCGGGGAGGCAGGGTAGAAGATACCTTTCAGAAGAGCACTCTCACTGGCAGCGATCTCTATCGGGAGGAGCGCTACTTCCAGCCGGGAGATGAGCCCGGCATCCTGCAGATCGGAGGGATGCATTTTGGGATACTCATAGGCGAGGCTCTGACAGGGCACAAAGAGAAGAGCAGCGCAGCTGGCTTCAGCCTCCTGCCCTCCCTCAAGGAGAAGGGAGCAGAAGCCATAATCAACATCTCAGCCTCGCCCTTCACAGCAGGGGGGCAGCTGCGCCGGCAAGAGCAGCTATCAGACCTGGCCGGGAGGTGCCGCCTTCCCCTGCTGTACATCAACCAGGTGGGAGGGAATGATGATCTGATATTCGACGGCAGAAGCTGCTTTTTTGACTCGAAAGGGAAGTTGGCCGCCCGGGGGAGTGGCTTTGAGGAGGATATCCTGCTTGTAGATCTCGACCGGCCAGGGGGAAGGATAGCCGGAGACGATCTCACCCCCGAGGCAGAGATCTGGAGGGGCCTGGTCTTGGGGACGAGGGATTATGTACGCAAGTGCGGCTTCTTCCGGGCTCTTCTCGGCCTATCGGGAGGGATCGACTCTGCCCTGGTGGCAGCCATCGCCGCCTCTGCCCTGGGCCCGGAGAACGTCCTGGGGGTTATCATGCCCTCGCCCTATACCAGCCAGAGGAGCATCGATGATGCCATAGCCCTGGCGGACGGCCTGAGAATCGAGAGGATCACCATCCCCATCACTGCCATCATGGATTCCTATGAGAGGGAGCTGGCAGATCATTTCCTCGGCCGGCCGAAGGATGTCACCGAGGAGAACATCCAGGCCCGCATCCGCTCCAACATTCTTATGGCCCTGTCCAATAAATACGGCTCCATTCTCCTTGCCACCGGGAACCGCTCAGAGCTCTCTGTGGGCTACTGCACCATCTATGGCGATATGGCCGGCGGGCTAGCGGTCATCTCCGACCTGCCCAAGGGGATGGTCTACAGGATGGCTGAGTGGCTCAACACCACCACCGGCAGATCTGTCATTCCCCCAAGCATCATAGACAAGCCCCCCTCAGCAGAGCTCCGCCCCGGTCAGACCGATCAGGATAGCCTCCCCCCTTATCCAGTCCTGGACGAGATCCTCAAGCGGTATATCGATGAGCATCAGTCGCGGGCGGATCTGCTTGCCGCCGGGTTTGATGAGGCGGTGGTGGACCAGGTCATCTCCCTGATCGGAAAAGCTCAATTCAAGAGGCTTCAGGCTCCACCCGGCCTGAAGGTGATCGATAGCAGCTTTGGAAGGGGCTGGAGGATGCCTGTGGCCTGCCGGACCGGCCGGTCAGGGGCGGTGAGGGAGGAGGGGAGGGGGGCATAG